In Lolium rigidum isolate FL_2022 chromosome 7, APGP_CSIRO_Lrig_0.1, whole genome shotgun sequence, the DNA window tcagagcccgcctcggcacgcaggggcggcacgcgctcatggatctatgaattaagtttggctaagaagcatttcgcaggaaagcgataacggaaaataaaggaaaccggaaaagagaatacctcaagcgtggtcaagtcgtcggcggacccggttggctttagcggagaccggccaaggtgcgctgccggggtcttgcccatcttcggatccttccaaaaaatgtagggatccgggtcaaaggagtcaagggcgcgaggccggcaaggtccacgccgctcCGCTTCAAtgaggggaagcggtccttggccctgaaacatgaaaaaagtaagattagcaagagcgaGAAAGTTACCGGCTAAAAACAACCCCgatcgcataatcccttacttcttgggtcggagggttatcgGTGCCGAGggggaggaggccccattcccggtCAAATGGCATAGCGGTTTGGCAAATGCgctagccttgcgaacaacgtccTTCTTACTAAGCGGACGACtccgtgatcttggtaggatcgctcgggccgtacatctcgctcatcctatgcgcacggcgctTCGGAGGAAGCACCGGCGTgagataaaggtgcggatgatatcatccgagcggatgttggtctccttcttcaaagaagccaagaagcgtaccacccggctggtttcggCATGATcagtcttcgggttgtagctccagttggtcctgctgggaggccccgcttggaaaggaggaagatcgataagatcggcacggccgctgttcttcacgtagaagaaagtcccttgccacaaccggcaagattcgaggccggaaaacttaaaaaaggggctcccttgacgggagccgatgatgcgagacccgcattgaacgggggttgggtttaggaatatccttgccctgaacggaattgatccgaagagcaaagaagcgggcaaacgtctcacgagtgggacgaatgccgatataggcctccatgaaggtggcgtagcaagaaaggtagaagatggcgttgccaggaagatggtgaggttggagtttgtagaaatctaaaaactcacggaagaaaggggaggcaggaaggccgaagccacgctcaaagtgagcaagaaagacaacatattcgtcgggctcagggtccggttcgatttcatcgtcaggaatccggcaagaaactccttccggaatccgtcgagaccggtataaccaatcgatctcgaattcggtaacactggagcccatccaggctccgcgggggattgccgatgatcccttctgctttgtctcgctctatcgacccttgcttgtgctcctgtgtctcttgctccgcttggtccttcaggaactgccgccgttgccgctgcaggtcgtggactattttgccttgccgctccttcgggggcGTTGCTACGAGctgccgtccccatagctccaaccctcgctaacgccatattgtataatgtttcccttggatctcccgaggGTGgcactggatgcgaggatgtaagcttgtgtcgccatatacccggcttcacggtgtcttagggataatatttcctcttgtatctatcgacataaaggacatgtcgaggttttgaaccaagtgctctctttacgcttcgggtatgtgttgtaaccttgatcttcctctgttccgagcctcccgtggctatcacccgaaactctagattgtccacttagatccgcccttctcctgctggatgcgaagcttgcctcctttctcctgttcaactcagactgtctcgtttttctatttctcgggcggttcgtgcgagcctatattgataagcttgcggttcttgagctgtaggtcgttgtcgtcattggctccgaaccatctagggcttttgcagctctatcccagtgctgcttgcggaagttgaactcgacacgtggtgtgggcccatcatatttagtgcccatacctctccttagatacgagggatcgacatatggattccccaaatcgtcgaaagcctccgatgtttcttcttgattttcgatagcataaatccgatgatattttgtactcggatctatgttgggtttggtgacatcattgttgagattgatgaagaccttgcccatcgtgatggatttgtcgatgaagtcgtagctgtcgacatcgcttgagccatcgcttatatatgagtccgcagatgactcaaacgatgtgtcgtcgaagatcttggcgagtttctctcttgctctgatgctgacgtaacgtgttgccgaagtttcttcttctgactcggttgacgatgcatagcttgaaaaatcggaatcgaccgccgatgatcccgacgaaaccggaatttcgacacgatacgatccttccttctcgacgcgaaagtgaaaccttccgaacgtcatctccatgggctccgccagatacgcatatgcatccaaacgggagggtgggtgaggaacaaaatcaacaagaccagcgagcgatccgtttacctcgatccatagtgttgcttccggttgacgatgtcgaagatcttgaacgtgccatcgagatcagatccttacgcctctaattcccacagacggcgccaattgacaagggattaacttatcaatgcctatggattgtaggctagggttaggttagaagtagagggcaagtagatctcgaaggtttcagccgaaaagtgctcgacgattatgaaaactagggtttgcagacaatgattcgatgatctcttcgtccctcgactccccctttatataagaggtggagccgagggtttcgttttgtacaagtttacagagtccgggacagtttctaactcatcccgccagattacaaacaatacttcctattacaattctaccttccttaatatatcttgggctctcgaaccttcttattcttcgggtagtgggccttcattaaaaccccgggtactatctttggcaggcccatttgggatgcctatgtcagattggggaaggctcagcgccggatgattggctggagctaccggatgcttcgccagaactactcgcttcttggctaccggaagcttggctaaagctaccggattctagattgccaccggattcttggtggctaccggatccctgctggttgccggaatcggtctccatcggatctggaaCGGTGAATTCACCGGGGGATCGATCACGATGTCTaacggaaggggaagaagaagaagatgcggaggaggaTTCGTCAGACATTGAATGGGaaggcgaaaaaacagaaatcccacacttggaccccgcgtgaagatctacgagtaagaagaaaaccaaagaaaaagaggaaataagaacaccgtagacccaagatctgaatAGCAAGCAAACAgcgagcaaagcaagattggtaccaaccttgagcggcgcggTCGCTGAGGAAGGTGTTCGCCGGTGGTGGAGCGGACTCGCGGTCGCCGGCACGAGCAccgccgacggcgaggcggagaagctcgcgaagaagcgTGAATGCAGCGGGCGCGGTGGAACTGCTGCTAGAGCTTCCCgcacagcgaagtccggcggaggcacggcgtgagttcgtcgggcggcggagctcaagCAAGCAacggcggacgaagagcggcgaaggcgcagaggcgaggagcactgtgcACGAAGGTCGGGGaatgcggagaagaggaagaagaaggggcagtcgtgcttataaaggagagagaaggtgggctgAAAACcggccgggccgcggcggttcgcctcgcgggccgcgacggttcgcgccacgggccgccacgtggcaaagaggtacacgcgagaaaAGAGGAGGCCACACGGAGGAGCACACGGGATCCGCGAGCGGTTAGTGGGATCCGCGGTgatgcattaaatgggcgcgcgggagtcgaagcgaagtgacaaccGACACCGCCACGACAGTCACGGTGCGCATGTCAGCGACgggcgcggggcccaaaatattctcgacaccgccgaggaagtatttaatgaccatagatgcctgggaggataagacaccggataataccttaagaagaagagatagcgataatccgggcaaagatgccggatccaagcctaaggcgggatagattaaaccggtatcctaaaagaaAGAAcccggcatggtccgttggataggatccgccggactataccagcttcggggactaatgttggggggatgactcccggtatgccaaaggcatgccaaaccggatggtttgagccatcaagataccggtttaatgttcgtaccggaacttaaagataagaacttagctaagtggagctaagccggtatccccgagaggggtatgccggaacccggtaagaAGATATCGGGTTACCGGAAGAACGAGCAGGTCGGCGAgatcggtcaaagattctctccgagctagaagacaaagatgagctaagcaaagtaactttagacgaagggccgacgataaagagaaggatgacggtcaaagaagccggaggacgtcggcatctccgattaaagaggactccggtgtcttctatgattaaagtagctttgtaaagtagtttgtctagtcaaagatgccattagggtttcttgcctcgtaagccacctctccccatataaggagagggggcagcccttcttagacACACGCGAATGAACACGAAGAgagcttgtactgagaaacttgtagcctgttgagatcgataaagatgatgatctagagcgagttcttccttatgtctttcttcttcaacctctagccttggctaagttcttgaggaaaccatccggaagttcatcccgtctaatcacaaaccctcccccgaatcctcttgcgtccattcggccccaacttaagccatcctatggcatctgtttgttcaccacgacgacaatatatatatatatatatatatatgtttaaaAAACATGTCACTTTTTTGTACTCATCAACATCCCCCATATAAACCTTTGCTCGTCCCGAGTAAGATGGTTTATATTTCCATGCTTTCATCTAGCTTACCGATGAAAAGCGATGCCCCGTATCCTTATTTTTCATGCAAGCTCAAAAAAAGATAGATCATATTTATTTTCCCGACCCCCAGCGCCATCGTGAATAACGACGAACGTTGGTGACACGCCGAGAAACAGATCTCGTCAGATCCGAAGAAAGTCGAGAAGACCAAGCCACCGATCTGAAGCATCAACAAGCACACGCTGCcatcaactccgagacgccgccatgaAGGCCGTCACCGCCTCACCGGTATGGGagtggagttgaggcagatttattcaCCCGGAcgtcgctcccaccaccccaacaacGCACCATAGGTGACAAACCATAACTACAAACCGAAGGAATGGGTCCCCTCCCCTTCCTACCACGGAGCGGCGAGCGGAAGGAGAGGGGGCCAACGGCCACGCGGCGGTGTTTTGGGATTTGGGGCGCCGATGCCTATCGCCAGAGACGAGCGGGGCGTTTCTTTTCCGTAGTTCGCCGATTAGAGTTTAGTGTTACCATTAGATCAAATTGTGTGCATTTGGTGCTTCTCCTACTAAATACTAGGAGTAAACATCAAGATCGGAGAGACAAATGCCCAATGAGCAAAAGGAGAAAATGAGTAGTATGTAATTTCAATCTTTTTCTTGGGACTTCTGTATTGAGAAATCCGGAGTCCAAACCGTCAGTACTAGCTATGACCGTGTCGTGGCTCTGACATGTTTATCCCCTTGGACTTCCACTTGACGCCTTCTGTTCCTCGCATCTGTTCAAAGTCTTCCATTTCTTCCAGCAGCTTCTCCCCCCTTCCCCACTACCCCCAAGAAGCAAACCGTGGCAAGCGAAGCCAGAACCCtagccccaccaccaccaccacccagcaAGAGATCCCGACCTGCCCCGCCATGCAGGCCCCGGCGAACCCGATCGTTGACCTGCCGCCgctggtggcgccgccgccgcgggtgAAGGCGCCGACCCCGAGGCCCCCTACGCCGGCCTCGCTCCAGCCCGACTCCCCGGGCGTCTTCTTcagcaacgccgccgccgccgcgcccctcggCTCCGCCCACCGCCGcatcgccatcgccgtcgacCTGTCCGACGAGTCCGCCCTCGCCGTCACCTGGGCCGTCGCCAACTACCTCCGCCCCGGGGACGCCGTCATCCTGCTCCACGTCCGCTCCACCAACGTCCTCTACGGCGCCGACTGGGGCTCCGTCACGCCCACCTCCCCCGAGGACGACGCCGAGGTCGCCGCGCGCAAGATGGACGACGACTTCGACGCGCTCACCGCATCCAAGGCCGAGGACCTCGCCAAGCCACTCCAGGACGCCAAGATCCCCTACAAGATCCACATCGTCAAGGACCACGACATGAAGGAGAGGCTCTGCCTCGAGGTCGAGAGGCTAGGGCTCAGCGCGGTCATCATGGGGAGCAAGGGCTTTGGCGCGGCGCGGAGGGCCAGCAAGGGCCGGCTCGGGAGCGTCAGCGATTACTGCGTCCACCACTGTATTTGCCCCGTCGTGGTGGTGCGTTCCCCTGCTGATGCTGCCCCAGAGGGTGGGGAGGCCACCAGTGTGTTGGATGCGGCGGTTGGTGCTGAAGACGTACTCCACCCTGTGCCCGAGGAGGACGCCGAGTACCATGATGCCACTGAGGAGCACAAGGGTAATTGCTGCTCTACTTTTATGCCCGACGAGCCACCAAAAATTGAAGTCGAAACTGGAGTATTTTCATCACAAATCCATCATCATACTAGTGATCGAACTCTAGATTTTTATTCTATTTCTAGATAATTATATTGAGCTGAGTAGATAATGTTAGTTTATTCCTAGATTCGTATGCCGGCTTTACACATCATTGGATTTCAGATTAGGGCTGTTTGTTGAAGCAAGCGGGTAAAATGTTATATGGGGGAAGGATTTAGCCTGGTTGGTTTCGATTCACATTTTCCTATAGGCAAGGAGATAGGCCATGAATATTTTATCACTTCAATTAGCTAGTTTCATTCTTGCTTGCTAATTGAACTTTGGTAAATATCTAATGGGACATTTTGTATACCGATATGCTTTGTTTTAATGCTTCTGGATATGCATGAGGTCGTCCTAATGTACTAATTTATTTTTTTGACTTCCCCCCATGGCATTGAGAATACCCTTGTCAGACTTGGCCAATTACTTCTTGTTAGTGAGGTTCTATTATTCGTTTGGCCCAATTCGGCATTTATATATAAAACACAGCGATGGATACCCTTCGACTCCAATAGCACCGGCTTTGTCTTCCTCCCTGCTGTCTATGACGTCAACTGATCTCGAGGAAATCCATAGCTTCCGTAGCTGTAGGTCTTACGTATTCCATCAAAAGCGGAGGGTAGGGTCAAGTATGTGGAGCTTACCTGATAGATTCACCACTCTATGGGTGTCACACTGACATGTAAATATGTATGCACAGCCTAATGGTGAGCTTCTACAAGACCATGTATGCCAGATACACAATTTTGCCTTGGTCTGGATGAATGTGAACAGACCCAAAATATCCTGGACAGCAGCATGTCATGCTTAGTTTCCTTCTGTGGCAAATTAATCACTGAACTGAAAGATGTCTTGAGTACAGAAATTTATGTTTTCCCCATGGCCATCAGGTAAGCTCACCCTACAAACACTAATGTTGTTCCACAtcagctgccgtttatctatatttgcTGCAGTTTATGTCCAACTAAGACCGGGTTAGTGATCCATCAGGACTGTTTCCACCTCATTCCAAAATTTACCGGTGAAAGGACAGGAGGGGAAGAGAATGTGTAGATGCTGGGACATTAAATAGTAGGTTGTAATTGTGTTGATTTAAACCCTTCTTTAGTTCTTAGGAAACAGACAGTCATCACCATACACACTTGTTCTCGTTTTGAAATCTGTTGTTATAATCAAGGTCACTTTAGGGAAAGTATACCTAAATTTAAAAATTTATCTGAACTTATTGATCCCAGTTTTTCGTTAATTCTACAGTTCTACTTGACAACTTCCGTTTCTCTTAAATTATCTGGACTGTGGGAGTTGAATGCACTGGATGAAAATGGTATGGATACCTCCTGACCGATGGTTTCTGGCGGTATTCGGTAGGGAAAGTGGATGATCTTTGGTTtcggtttcagattctggtagcaGTTACCAGTATCAGATACGAATGTGGTTCAGCTACTATCCGACAAAATCTCAGATATGGTTTTCTTCTGGTAGTATCCAATGATTATCCATGAAACTGTTCGAAATAGGATAACTCAGTAGTGGAAGGGCTCGTTGGTGGAGTTCACATTGCCAGTGCCACCCATGACGCAGACAACCATAAGCCACCCAAATACCGTGTCACATCATTTTGGAGGGAAGAGAAGTACGATGCGGCGGCCATTGAACAGTTGTGCTCGCGGTggtggctgggaagggccggagagGAGGTGGAGAACTGGAGAGCCACTAGACAATGCAATATCGCTATAGAGCGCAACTGGTGGCGGCAGATGAAAGATTTTCCCTGGATCTCACCCGCAGACTAGGGTTATGGAGCTTTCTGTGCCTTGTAGATGTGTAGGCTTTCTCTGGGCTAAGAAAGTGATGAGCTTGTCTGGAGATTGATTTCCTGGCTCATACGAGGTTAGACCATTCATAGCCTATTCCCAAGCATTTATTTTATTCAACCACATTGCTGAGGTCTCGAACCAAAAAGGTGGAAAGTTATCAACACTTGTTTATGTGTCCATGCTCGTTTCTCAGGCCTAACATCTCTGATTAATCCGCAATTCTCTCCCCTGTATATCTCTGTCCTTTCTCCCTTTCTTCCCCCGTTATCTCTTCTTCTAGAGACTTTGCTGTCAACAGGCCGCCCCCTCTCATGTCTGACCGTTATTTTGCTGTTGTGACCATCACTCTTTTTGGCTTGTTAAGTGTACATTTTTTAATATTCTTTTGGTTTGTTGTGTGGCATCTGGTAGAATATTTGTTACCATAGTGTACTCGCTCCATATTCGTGACCAGTAGGTTCTAGTTCAATCTTAGTATGCAGGCATGACCCGTTCCACTCCGATTacaaaaagaaagagatgttaGGGTATTGTCTGAGCGACCTCTGAATGTAGTCATGTATTTCCTCCAATTCCACTTGCATTAACCAAGGGCACTTTATGGGAAAAGTATGCTTTAAAGTTGACCATATCCGGACTAGTCTTGAGTGTGTGTGCTTCTGCCTGTGCTCGTGTATTTCCCGTGCTCGTGTATTTATGTGGAAACTATGGATCATGCTGTTGTGTTGATTACCATTAAACATGTACTAAGACAATTGGATATCACAAGCTTATCTGTTATGCCTTTAATGTAAATTATGTTCATTTCATGTACCTTATCTGCTGTCAGCATAACTTGCATCAATTGATGTTCTTAAATACC includes these proteins:
- the LOC124676287 gene encoding universal stress protein PHOS32-like; translation: MQAPANPIVDLPPLVAPPPRVKAPTPRPPTPASLQPDSPGVFFSNAAAAAPLGSAHRRIAIAVDLSDESALAVTWAVANYLRPGDAVILLHVRSTNVLYGADWGSVTPTSPEDDAEVAARKMDDDFDALTASKAEDLAKPLQDAKIPYKIHIVKDHDMKERLCLEVERLGLSAVIMGSKGFGAARRASKGRLGSVSDYCVHHCICPVVVVRSPADAAPEGGEATSVLDAAVGAEDVLHPVPEEDAEYHDATEEHKDT